One window of Romeriopsis navalis LEGE 11480 genomic DNA carries:
- a CDS encoding tetratricopeptide repeat protein, whose protein sequence is MTVITIAQNGKVDNDFTAKLTVGGSEFLIQISDPFRSEPKREAELEWYFERWITFPFTDTTIAARAAASAKDYGTALFDQVFGDRKAYAAYQQVAGNLSDLEIVIVGDPAFQGLHWESLWDGDMPRPLSIDCVMVRQRRMQGGGLNVQRQDSTTLNLLVMTARPDEAKDVGYRTISRPLVEGIDKAQVPVNVELVRPGSYKAFVQQLEARGEGYYHLVHFDMHGGLMNYEQFQAGCEAGSDYSFQRGYGLEAMPQYEGVQAFLFFEGDAAGQSVPVSAQEMTERLGKYGISACILNACQSGKQVSGPLAPNSGGTEPGEQSVDVRETSLGARLMDAGMQTVIAMAYSVTVDAARLMVENLYGNLFAQVPVDKALQQARRELHAKKLRQVSYGQKVDLEDWLLPVVYRNQAVDLKLRRMYPEEAEAYWTQKGSRFQFGNQFRTEYGFVGRDLEILQIEKGLIRRGNVLMLHGMGGTGKTTLLRYLQDWWVQTGFVDGVSYFGYDTKGWKLAQILDGVARAVLNEVEMREFQPLPQVAQMARLVQALKAKRWLIVLDNLESVTGQALAIQNTLNPDEQRAIRDFLVQLNGGATRVLLGSRRRENWLGDAYGANVYELRGLDPQARTVLAEKVLARHVADAPKRLAMLADKRDFGRLMKLLAGYPLAIEVVLANLGRQTVAEVLQGLDAADVRLDQAGSQDKTSSILQCVEYSHGNLSAAAQKNLLCLAPFSGFIHRGLLPNYVQQLQASGTDFAHLTPDLLDDAVQEAINWGLLSPINAEHPSLLTIQPVFPYFLKTKLAAQDEAFQSALQSGFKNHYEGLAGSYQQLMTSKEPQEKQTGIIFCQLEYENLYHALQIALTRQESINIFVTLDKYLELKQDIQAELQLAEEVNQVLATYPTEWKTGDGAREYVIALNLLGYCYLMTKQYEKAKSTYSQELTAKNSAGDRLSQARTYHQLGRVAQELREWEQARAHYNQALQIKIEFNDRYEQAGTYHQLGIVAQALREFEQARTHYNQALQIKIEFNDRYEQARTYHQLGIVAQALREFEQARTHYNQALQIQIEFNDRYSQAGTYHQLGIVAQELREFEQARTHYNQALQIQIEFNDRYSQARTYHQLGIVAQELREFEQARTHYNQALQIQIEFNDRYEQAGTYHQLGRVAEELREFEQAAEEYLKALETYIEFSAHHNLGIVLRSCNRLLKSHPSPQLLSAISQRLGSSEAEVTQLFEQMSAASV, encoded by the coding sequence ATGACAGTCATCACGATCGCCCAGAACGGCAAAGTTGACAACGATTTCACGGCAAAGCTGACAGTAGGCGGCAGCGAATTTTTGATTCAGATTAGTGATCCATTTCGCAGTGAGCCAAAGCGAGAAGCCGAGCTTGAGTGGTATTTCGAGCGGTGGATTACGTTTCCGTTTACTGATACGACGATCGCGGCGCGGGCAGCGGCGAGTGCGAAGGATTACGGCACGGCGCTGTTTGATCAGGTGTTTGGCGATCGCAAAGCCTATGCCGCCTATCAGCAAGTCGCTGGAAATCTGAGTGATTTAGAAATTGTGATTGTGGGCGATCCGGCGTTTCAGGGATTGCATTGGGAGTCTTTGTGGGATGGGGATATGCCGCGTCCGCTGTCGATTGACTGTGTGATGGTGCGGCAGCGCCGGATGCAGGGTGGTGGGCTGAATGTGCAGCGGCAGGATTCGACGACGCTGAATTTGCTGGTGATGACGGCGCGGCCTGATGAGGCGAAGGATGTCGGCTATCGGACGATTTCGCGGCCTTTGGTCGAGGGTATCGACAAGGCGCAGGTGCCGGTGAATGTGGAGCTGGTGCGTCCGGGTAGCTATAAGGCATTTGTGCAGCAGCTCGAAGCGCGGGGCGAGGGCTACTACCATCTAGTGCATTTCGATATGCATGGTGGGCTGATGAACTATGAACAGTTTCAGGCCGGGTGCGAGGCGGGCAGTGACTATAGCTTCCAGCGGGGCTATGGGCTGGAGGCGATGCCGCAGTATGAGGGGGTACAGGCGTTTCTATTTTTTGAAGGGGATGCGGCGGGTCAGTCGGTGCCGGTGTCGGCGCAGGAGATGACGGAGCGGCTGGGGAAGTATGGGATTTCGGCTTGTATTTTGAATGCTTGTCAGTCGGGAAAGCAGGTTAGTGGCCCCCTCGCCCCCAATTCTGGGGGAACCGAACCGGGAGAGCAGTCTGTCGATGTGCGGGAGACGAGTCTGGGGGCGCGGCTGATGGATGCGGGGATGCAGACGGTGATCGCGATGGCCTATAGCGTGACAGTGGATGCGGCGCGGCTGATGGTGGAGAACTTGTATGGCAATTTGTTTGCGCAGGTGCCGGTGGACAAGGCGTTACAGCAGGCGCGGCGGGAACTCCATGCCAAGAAGTTGCGGCAGGTTTCCTATGGGCAAAAGGTGGATCTCGAAGATTGGCTGCTGCCGGTGGTGTATCGCAATCAGGCGGTGGATCTGAAGTTGCGGCGGATGTATCCGGAGGAAGCGGAGGCGTATTGGACGCAGAAGGGCAGCCGGTTTCAGTTTGGCAATCAGTTCCGCACGGAGTATGGCTTTGTGGGGCGGGATTTGGAGATTTTGCAGATTGAGAAGGGGCTGATCCGGCGGGGGAATGTGCTGATGCTGCATGGGATGGGCGGCACGGGCAAGACGACGCTGCTGCGGTATTTGCAGGATTGGTGGGTGCAGACGGGCTTTGTGGATGGGGTGAGCTACTTTGGCTACGATACGAAGGGCTGGAAGCTGGCGCAGATTCTGGATGGGGTGGCGCGGGCTGTCTTGAACGAAGTGGAAATGCGGGAGTTCCAGCCGCTGCCGCAGGTGGCGCAGATGGCGCGACTGGTACAGGCGCTGAAGGCAAAGCGGTGGCTGATTGTGCTAGATAATCTGGAGTCGGTGACGGGGCAGGCGTTGGCGATTCAGAATACGTTAAATCCGGATGAACAGCGGGCGATTCGGGACTTTTTGGTACAGCTAAATGGCGGGGCGACGCGGGTGCTGCTGGGGTCGCGGCGGCGGGAGAATTGGCTGGGGGATGCCTATGGGGCAAATGTCTATGAGCTACGGGGGCTGGACCCCCAGGCGCGGACGGTGCTGGCGGAGAAGGTGCTGGCGCGGCATGTGGCGGATGCGCCAAAGCGGTTAGCGATGCTGGCGGATAAGCGGGACTTTGGGCGGTTGATGAAACTGCTAGCGGGGTATCCGCTGGCGATTGAGGTAGTATTGGCGAACTTGGGGCGGCAGACGGTGGCAGAGGTGCTGCAAGGGCTGGATGCGGCGGATGTGCGGCTGGATCAAGCAGGCAGCCAAGATAAAACCAGTAGCATTCTGCAATGTGTGGAATATTCCCACGGAAACCTCTCGGCGGCGGCACAGAAAAACTTGCTGTGTTTGGCACCGTTTAGTGGATTTATTCATCGTGGTTTATTGCCAAACTATGTGCAGCAGTTGCAGGCGAGTGGAACAGACTTTGCTCATCTGACGCCAGATCTGCTGGATGATGCGGTCCAGGAAGCAATCAACTGGGGACTGCTCTCGCCCATCAACGCTGAGCATCCGAGTTTGCTAACGATCCAGCCGGTGTTTCCTTATTTTCTCAAAACCAAACTAGCCGCGCAAGATGAAGCATTTCAGTCAGCTTTACAGTCGGGCTTCAAGAATCACTATGAAGGATTAGCCGGTTCTTATCAGCAGTTAATGACATCGAAAGAGCCGCAGGAAAAGCAGACAGGCATTATTTTCTGCCAACTTGAGTATGAAAATCTTTACCACGCATTACAAATCGCATTAACCCGGCAAGAAAGCATCAACATCTTTGTGACTCTCGATAAATATTTAGAACTGAAGCAAGATATTCAAGCCGAACTACAACTTGCAGAAGAAGTCAATCAAGTTTTAGCAACTTATCCCACAGAATGGAAAACTGGTGATGGAGCAAGAGAATATGTCATTGCTTTGAATTTGCTGGGTTATTGCTATCTAATGACCAAGCAATACGAAAAAGCAAAAAGTACCTATTCTCAAGAATTAACAGCTAAGAACTCAGCAGGCGATCGCTTATCCCAAGCCCGCACCTACCACCAGTTGGGCCGCGTCGCACAGGAATTGCGCGAGTGGGAACAAGCACGCGCACACTACAACCAAGCACTCCAAATCAAAATCGAATTCAACGATCGCTACGAACAAGCGGGCACCTACCACCAGTTGGGCATCGTCGCACAGGCATTGCGCGAGTTTGAACAAGCCAGAACACACTACAACCAAGCGCTCCAAATCAAAATCGAGTTCAACGATCGCTACGAACAAGCCCGCACCTACCACCAGTTGGGCATCGTCGCACAGGCATTGCGCGAGTTTGAACAAGCCAGAACACACTACAACCAAGCGCTCCAAATCCAAATCGAGTTCAACGATCGCTACTCACAAGCGGGCACCTACCACCAGTTGGGCATCGTCGCACAGGAATTGCGCGAGTTTGAACAAGCCAGAACACACTACAACCAAGCGCTCCAAATCCAAATCGAGTTCAACGATCGCTACTCACAAGCCCGCACCTACCACCAGTTGGGCATCGTCGCACAGGAATTGCGCGAGTTTGAACAAGCCAGAACACACTACAACCAAGCGCTCCAAATCCAAATCGAGTTCAACGATCGCTACGAACAAGCGGGCACCTACCACCAGTTGGGCCGCGTCGCCGAGGAATTGCGCGAGTTTGAACAAGCGGCTGAGGAGTATCTCAAGGCACTAGAAACTTACATTGAATTTAGTGCTCACCATAACTTGGGAATTGTTCTGAGAAGTTGTAATCGTCTATTAAAATCCCACCCATCCCCCCAACTCCTCAGCGCAATTAGCCAACGTCTCGGCAGCAGCGAAGCCGAAGTCACACAACTGTTTGAGCAGATGTCAGCCGCATCGGTTTGA
- a CDS encoding DUF389 domain-containing protein, protein MAPKDNESTSGRQHWFRKTQLYCSQQLDVSLRRRRELYKELIETVSLKDTSYWLQILFAAGIATLGLVMNSSAVIIGAMLISPLMGMILANGLAFAAGDFILAIRAIVNLAFSCALSIGFAMFLVACLPFKDMTAEILARTEPTLLDLVIALFSGALAAVMTAKEHKGAMNSIPGVAIAVALMPPLCVAGYGIGLALSLNWDDGIRIASGGGLLFLTNLAAITFMAMVVFTLLRIDTFGIRDEVDQWHEQDPESRWIEKFLKRFEGLKRLRVSGSLFSRFVVLSLPLMVLMVPLGRSFSQFNQTIALKQRSNEITQISRELWQDNFSDSGNGKSRSHIDQILVNETPEQLTVQMTVFTERAHTETEKQQYTRLLAAAFKRQPETIQFRLLEIPTASFEAIQARKEETNPERTIPPTIAEYQAQFVTAIRGAMRSFQLPENKQLLNYNLIIQPDQPLTLAVEYLADAAITPDATSLLRQNLRDRLNQPNLQVEFNWVNNQPEGIAFDAYGTEVSSNGIKQLATLAQVLQRYPNTYVEVALPPTDFEPDDIVRSRFIAIQQILQKRWSIQPGQIRASAQQPQLNQATEKPQAAKAELRLVKQDPTPSPASTPPSN, encoded by the coding sequence ATGGCGCCAAAGGATAACGAATCAACATCGGGCCGCCAGCATTGGTTCCGCAAGACGCAGTTGTATTGTTCACAACAGCTCGATGTCTCGTTACGCCGTCGCCGCGAACTCTATAAAGAATTAATCGAAACGGTCTCGCTCAAAGATACGAGCTACTGGTTGCAAATCCTGTTTGCCGCTGGCATCGCCACCCTAGGCCTCGTGATGAACAGCTCGGCGGTAATCATTGGGGCGATGCTAATTTCTCCGTTGATGGGGATGATTCTGGCCAACGGCCTCGCCTTTGCGGCGGGTGACTTTATTCTCGCCATCCGGGCGATCGTCAATCTCGCCTTCAGTTGTGCGCTATCGATCGGCTTTGCCATGTTCTTGGTGGCCTGCCTACCATTCAAAGACATGACCGCCGAAATCCTGGCCCGCACTGAGCCCACCCTGCTGGATCTGGTGATTGCCCTATTCTCAGGGGCACTTGCCGCCGTGATGACCGCCAAAGAGCATAAGGGGGCGATGAATTCGATTCCCGGTGTGGCGATCGCCGTTGCCCTGATGCCACCCCTCTGTGTAGCGGGCTATGGCATTGGCTTGGCCCTCAGTCTCAACTGGGATGATGGCATCCGGATTGCCTCGGGGGGAGGATTACTCTTTTTGACGAACTTAGCGGCAATTACGTTCATGGCGATGGTCGTCTTTACGCTATTGCGGATTGATACCTTCGGGATTCGCGATGAAGTCGATCAATGGCACGAACAAGATCCGGAAAGTCGGTGGATCGAAAAATTTCTGAAGCGGTTTGAAGGATTAAAACGGCTCCGGGTCAGCGGTAGTTTATTCAGTCGCTTTGTCGTGCTCTCACTGCCACTGATGGTGCTGATGGTGCCATTAGGCCGCAGCTTTAGCCAATTCAACCAAACGATCGCCTTGAAGCAACGCAGTAACGAAATCACCCAAATTAGCCGGGAACTCTGGCAAGACAATTTCAGTGACAGCGGCAACGGCAAGTCGCGCTCCCATATTGATCAAATCCTGGTGAATGAAACGCCCGAGCAACTAACGGTACAGATGACGGTGTTTACCGAGCGGGCCCATACCGAAACCGAGAAACAACAATACACCCGACTTCTCGCAGCCGCTTTCAAACGCCAGCCGGAAACCATTCAGTTCCGGCTGCTAGAAATTCCCACGGCTTCCTTTGAGGCAATCCAGGCCCGCAAAGAAGAAACCAACCCAGAGCGGACAATTCCACCGACGATCGCCGAATACCAAGCCCAATTTGTCACGGCGATTCGCGGCGCGATGCGTTCATTTCAGCTCCCCGAGAATAAACAACTGCTCAATTACAACCTGATTATTCAACCCGATCAGCCTTTGACCTTAGCCGTGGAATACTTAGCCGATGCGGCAATTACCCCCGATGCGACATCCCTACTCCGCCAGAATTTGCGCGATCGGCTGAATCAGCCCAATCTTCAGGTGGAATTTAACTGGGTGAATAACCAACCCGAGGGCATTGCATTTGATGCCTATGGCACTGAGGTCAGCAGCAATGGCATCAAACAGTTAGCCACGCTGGCGCAAGTTCTCCAACGCTACCCGAATACGTATGTGGAAGTAGCATTACCACCAACGGACTTTGAACCTGACGATATTGTCCGATCGCGCTTTATCGCCATTCAGCAAATTCTCCAAAAGCGCTGGTCAATTCAACCGGGTCAAATCCGGGCCAGCGCCCAGCAACCACAGCTCAATCAAGCGACCGAAAAGCCGCAGGCAGCGAAGGCCGAATTGCGTCTGGTGAAACAAGATCCCACACCATCACCGGCTAGTACACCGCCCAGTAATTAG
- a CDS encoding sensor histidine kinase, producing the protein MPLTSRSQPRYARRWLSLGLGLWLLLMAGVSFLSYRNALQLTQSAQRLRLSNRTVKEIGNIATTVTDAESGRRGYILLNDQTEFQRYKKSIDNLRTQLEGIEDLLSNTPAQQSRLQTLRTSIAEWRSFSEQSIDYYASVKGSRSPNLFSSKDPLFEQLKRERDDILDALRNLITAEQNLLDTEVLASESGFQRRLWLEIIGTVLVFLSLMVLYALLYNQLNQRQKAEVREQQLAQDKELSDLKLQFFSMVSHEFRTPLSLIIGSSQLLRETLPATNDASNFKNVDRIQMAAKSLSQMLNDLLTLARADAGTLSCNLAWTELQTFSLNLLEDVQFAMNVDRAINFQINSQSTYSWVDEKLLYAILSNLISNAIKYSNPDTTIDFTLDCAADSVMIQVKDRGNGIEPEAQEKLFEPFWRGANTKNIRGTGLGLAVVKRCVDRHGGTLHLTSQINAGTTFTIRLPQPAAPTNGNQGNPEITSPQVPPNLFPTP; encoded by the coding sequence ATGCCCCTTACATCACGCTCACAGCCACGGTACGCCCGCCGCTGGTTAAGTCTCGGACTGGGCCTCTGGTTACTGCTGATGGCCGGGGTCAGCTTTCTATCCTATCGCAACGCCCTCCAACTCACCCAAAGTGCGCAGCGCCTCCGCCTCAGCAACCGTACCGTTAAGGAAATTGGCAATATCGCCACCACCGTCACTGACGCCGAATCCGGCCGTCGCGGCTATATTCTGCTCAACGATCAAACCGAGTTTCAACGCTACAAAAAGTCGATCGACAATCTCCGCACCCAACTTGAAGGCATCGAAGATCTGCTCAGCAATACCCCCGCCCAGCAAAGCCGCCTCCAAACACTCCGCACCTCAATTGCCGAATGGCGCTCGTTCTCCGAACAATCAATCGACTACTACGCCAGTGTCAAAGGGTCTCGCAGCCCCAATTTATTCTCCAGTAAGGATCCACTATTCGAGCAACTCAAGCGAGAACGCGATGACATCCTCGATGCCCTCCGCAACCTGATTACCGCCGAGCAAAACTTACTTGATACCGAAGTCCTTGCCTCCGAATCCGGCTTCCAACGCCGTCTCTGGCTAGAAATCATTGGCACCGTACTGGTATTTCTCTCGCTGATGGTGTTGTATGCCTTGCTCTATAACCAACTCAACCAACGTCAAAAAGCGGAAGTGCGGGAACAGCAGCTGGCCCAAGACAAAGAACTCAGCGATTTAAAGCTGCAATTTTTCTCCATGGTGTCCCACGAATTTCGCACACCGCTCAGCCTCATCATCGGCTCCTCACAACTGCTACGCGAAACCCTGCCCGCCACCAACGACGCCAGCAATTTCAAAAACGTCGATCGTATCCAAATGGCGGCCAAAAGCCTCTCCCAAATGCTCAACGATTTGCTCACCCTCGCCCGGGCTGACGCCGGTACCCTCAGCTGCAATCTCGCTTGGACCGAACTCCAAACCTTCTCACTCAACCTACTCGAAGATGTGCAGTTCGCCATGAATGTCGATCGTGCCATCAACTTCCAAATCAACAGCCAATCAACTTACAGTTGGGTGGATGAAAAACTGCTCTACGCCATCCTCAGCAATTTAATTTCCAACGCAATTAAATATTCCAACCCCGATACGACGATCGATTTCACCCTCGATTGCGCCGCCGATTCCGTCATGATTCAAGTCAAAGATCGCGGTAACGGCATTGAGCCCGAGGCCCAGGAAAAACTGTTTGAACCCTTTTGGCGTGGCGCCAACACCAAAAACATTCGCGGCACCGGACTCGGCCTGGCCGTGGTCAAACGCTGCGTCGATCGCCACGGTGGCACATTACACCTAACCAGCCAAATCAATGCTGGCACCACCTTTACCATTCGTCTGCCCCAACCCGCCGCACCCACCAATGGCAACCAAGGCAATCCTGAAATCACATCCCCCCAAGTTCCCCCCAACTTATTCCCGACTCCCTGA
- a CDS encoding response regulator transcription factor produces MRILVVEDDMQIADMLSQALTRRQYTVDVAQDGEMAWDWIESFEYDLVLLDVTLPKMNGLVFCQKLRERNSMVPVLMLTARDTVDDRILGLDSGADAYMVKPFDLEALMAQIRALLRRGGNATQATLTWGKLAINPSTYEVTYDGCLLTLTPKEYALLELLVSNGRRVLSRPSIIDRLWSIGESPTEEAVKTHIRTLRQKLGNAHADKDLIETVYGLGYRMKQIN; encoded by the coding sequence ATGCGGATCTTGGTCGTTGAAGATGATATGCAAATTGCCGATATGCTGTCCCAAGCGCTGACGCGCCGCCAGTATACGGTGGATGTGGCGCAGGATGGCGAAATGGCCTGGGACTGGATTGAGTCGTTTGAATATGACTTGGTGCTGCTGGATGTGACGTTACCGAAGATGAATGGTTTGGTGTTCTGTCAGAAGTTGCGGGAACGGAATTCGATGGTGCCGGTGTTGATGCTGACGGCCCGCGATACCGTGGACGATCGGATTTTAGGGCTGGATTCCGGGGCGGATGCCTACATGGTCAAGCCGTTTGATTTAGAAGCCTTGATGGCCCAAATTCGGGCGCTGCTGCGGCGGGGGGGGAATGCGACCCAAGCGACATTGACCTGGGGCAAACTGGCGATTAATCCGAGTACCTATGAGGTGACGTACGATGGTTGTTTGTTGACGCTGACGCCGAAGGAGTATGCGCTGCTGGAGTTGTTGGTGTCCAATGGGCGGCGGGTGTTGAGTCGGCCCAGTATTATTGATCGGTTGTGGTCGATCGGGGAATCGCCGACGGAGGAAGCGGTGAAGACCCATATTCGGACGCTGCGCCAAAAACTTGGTAATGCCCATGCGGATAAAGACTTGATTGAAACGGTCTACGGTCTGGGCTACCGGATGAAGCAGATTAATTAA
- a CDS encoding bifunctional 4-hydroxy-2-oxoglutarate aldolase/2-dehydro-3-deoxy-phosphogluconate aldolase — MHSEAWLNLLQQERAIAVIRAPDLPTGVAMAQAMYAGGLRLLEVTWGSVAPDRLVRELCVQLPDCVIGAGTITQMWQLEQAQQAGAQFIFAPGTDAGIIVAAVAAQLPMVPGALTPSEILMAQRLGASSVKVFPIQAVGGATYLRSLRIPLAGVPLVPTGGVTLNNAAAMIEAGAIAVGMAGDLFPAAAIANGEWDVLQGQARRLVESLMPYRQV, encoded by the coding sequence ATGCATTCTGAGGCTTGGCTCAATCTATTGCAGCAAGAACGGGCGATCGCGGTGATTCGTGCTCCTGATCTGCCTACCGGGGTGGCGATGGCACAGGCGATGTATGCCGGTGGGCTGCGGCTGCTGGAGGTGACTTGGGGGAGTGTGGCCCCCGATCGATTAGTGCGGGAGTTGTGTGTGCAACTGCCAGATTGTGTGATTGGGGCGGGGACGATTACCCAGATGTGGCAGTTGGAGCAGGCACAGCAGGCGGGGGCGCAGTTTATTTTTGCGCCGGGGACAGATGCGGGCATCATTGTGGCGGCGGTGGCCGCGCAGTTACCGATGGTGCCGGGGGCGTTGACGCCGAGTGAAATTCTGATGGCGCAGCGTCTTGGGGCGAGCAGTGTGAAGGTGTTCCCGATTCAGGCAGTGGGGGGTGCCACCTATTTGCGCAGTTTGCGAATTCCCTTGGCGGGGGTGCCACTGGTGCCAACGGGTGGGGTGACGTTGAATAATGCGGCGGCGATGATTGAGGCGGGGGCGATCGCGGTGGGAATGGCCGGGGATTTATTCCCGGCGGCGGCGATCGCTAATGGGGAATGGGATGTGTTGCAAGGGCAGGCGCGACGACTGGTCGAAAGTCTTATGCCCTATCGTCAAGTTTAA
- a CDS encoding FG-GAP-like repeat-containing protein, translated as MSQTVYVSLDGSDDNPGTLERPFRTIQTAIRSLPVGQGGTVLIRGGNYELTDAIRISDDEGGTPTSRLVIRNYNGENVSIDGTALDAANRVSGFILSSTQHVDIQGLEIFGGFTGISVVGSSRDIQVLNNVVHDTEFTGIAAFGLEGRTIRDVRVDGNTVYRTNLFNSSRPIDQPGGWGMGITFSLTEGGSVTNNLVYQNYGEGIGFTLANGAIASNNVVYDNFSVQMYLDNATNSVFQNNFVFNTSDAQYYRRYVDREEAAAGILLANESYENYNPNPLNNNLLRNNIVVGGSVVLGYGDFELGGGLQNTAIVNNTFYGNSTSRLVLDIDSDAHAGTVLFNNIFSSDGTAQALVELPDTLAGLNFTHNLWAGGDPAQAFNALTDINAVPLLFNPGGFDPSDYQLQGISPAIDRGAPTDGVIQDFAGELRIAGIDIGAQELNVSQLAFVAPKREEFRSSDFSGDGLGDAIWMNRVTGDVQFWQLGPNGAVGIQNFGRLAPSWTLRGVIDFTGDGQADALWQNQRTGEIGIWEMRGGTPVQTNIPAQLGANEWQVIALGDVNGDGKGDIVWRNGRTQDVGVWLMDGRNIQATAVLDRLASASRQLVDVADFNADGQSDLLWQQSDTGAVELWLMAEGTIAARVGLPSRPSSLGTIVGVNDFTGDGQDDLLWFDRQSGRVDLWEVNNGEVVDMRFVLQVGGADWRVLSVDDFVGGAQADVLWYSDRTGAVALWEMEGSTIRRGDVLAVGIDASWRVAGTQDVSGDGKADALWRNVNSGATGIWQFGVDANTDRLSWQSQLINASLDAAFQGYF; from the coding sequence ATGAGTCAGACTGTTTACGTATCGCTGGATGGCAGTGACGACAATCCGGGGACGCTTGAGCGGCCATTTCGCACGATTCAAACGGCGATTCGGAGTTTGCCCGTGGGCCAAGGTGGCACTGTGCTGATTCGGGGTGGTAACTATGAGCTGACCGATGCGATTCGGATTTCGGATGACGAGGGGGGGACGCCAACTTCACGGTTGGTGATTCGTAATTACAACGGGGAAAATGTCTCGATCGATGGCACGGCGTTAGATGCGGCCAACCGGGTGAGTGGGTTTATTCTGTCATCGACGCAGCACGTGGATATTCAGGGTTTAGAGATCTTTGGGGGCTTTACGGGCATCAGTGTCGTGGGCAGTTCTCGGGATATACAGGTGCTGAATAATGTGGTGCATGACACGGAGTTTACCGGGATTGCCGCTTTTGGTTTGGAGGGGCGGACCATTCGGGATGTGCGGGTGGATGGGAATACGGTTTACCGGACGAATTTATTTAACAGTAGTCGGCCAATTGACCAGCCGGGTGGATGGGGAATGGGGATTACGTTTTCCCTGACGGAAGGTGGTTCGGTCACGAATAATTTGGTCTATCAAAATTATGGTGAGGGGATTGGTTTTACCCTCGCGAATGGTGCCATTGCGAGCAACAATGTCGTTTACGATAATTTTTCGGTGCAGATGTATTTGGATAATGCAACGAATAGCGTGTTCCAAAACAATTTTGTGTTTAATACTAGCGACGCACAATACTATCGCCGTTATGTCGATCGTGAGGAAGCCGCAGCGGGAATTTTACTAGCGAATGAAAGCTATGAGAATTACAATCCGAATCCGCTGAATAACAATCTGCTCCGCAATAATATTGTCGTTGGTGGCAGTGTGGTTTTGGGTTACGGTGACTTTGAACTGGGCGGGGGGCTGCAAAATACGGCGATCGTCAACAATACGTTTTACGGCAATAGCACGAGCCGTTTGGTGTTAGATATTGACTCAGATGCCCATGCGGGGACTGTACTGTTTAACAATATTTTCTCCAGTGATGGCACGGCCCAGGCCTTGGTGGAGTTGCCCGATACGTTAGCGGGGTTGAACTTTACCCATAATTTGTGGGCGGGCGGCGATCCGGCGCAGGCGTTTAATGCACTGACGGATATTAATGCTGTGCCATTGTTGTTTAATCCGGGTGGTTTTGATCCGTCGGATTATCAACTGCAAGGGATTTCGCCCGCGATCGATCGTGGGGCACCCACCGATGGGGTGATCCAGGATTTTGCTGGAGAGTTGCGGATCGCGGGGATTGATATTGGGGCGCAGGAGCTGAATGTGTCGCAGTTGGCTTTCGTCGCCCCTAAACGCGAGGAATTTCGCTCTAGTGATTTTAGTGGGGATGGTTTGGGGGATGCGATTTGGATGAATCGTGTAACGGGGGATGTGCAGTTTTGGCAATTGGGGCCGAATGGCGCGGTGGGCATCCAAAATTTTGGCCGATTGGCGCCGAGCTGGACTTTGCGGGGGGTGATTGACTTTACGGGGGATGGTCAAGCGGATGCGCTGTGGCAAAACCAACGCACGGGGGAAATTGGGATTTGGGAAATGCGTGGGGGGACGCCGGTGCAAACGAATATCCCGGCACAACTGGGGGCAAATGAGTGGCAGGTGATTGCCCTGGGTGATGTTAACGGGGATGGGAAGGGCGATATTGTGTGGCGCAATGGGCGGACGCAAGATGTGGGTGTGTGGCTGATGGATGGGCGGAATATTCAGGCGACGGCGGTGCTGGATCGGTTGGCCTCGGCTTCGCGTCAGCTAGTGGATGTGGCGGATTTTAATGCAGATGGTCAGAGTGACTTGTTGTGGCAGCAGTCAGATACGGGGGCGGTGGAGTTGTGGTTGATGGCGGAGGGGACGATCGCCGCGCGGGTCGGATTGCCGTCACGACCGTCATCGTTAGGGACGATCGTGGGGGTGAATGATTTTACGGGGGATGGGCAGGATGATTTGCTGTGGTTCGATCGGCAGAGTGGGCGAGTGGATCTGTGGGAAGTCAATAATGGCGAAGTGGTTGATATGCGGTTTGTGTTGCAGGTGGGCGGGGCTGATTGGCGCGTGTTGAGTGTGGATGATTTTGTCGGTGGGGCGCAGGCGGATGTGTTGTGGTACAGCGATCGTACTGGGGCCGTTGCGTTGTGGGAAATGGAGGGTTCGACGATCCGGCGGGGGGATGTGTTGGCGGTGGGGATTGATGCTAGCTGGCGGGTGGCGGGAACGCAGGATGTGAGCGGCGATGGTAAGGCGGATGCGCTATGGCGGAATGTGAATAGTGGGGCGACGGGGATTTGGCAGTTTGGAGTGGATGCGAATACCGATCGCTTAAGTTGGCAGTCGCAGTTGATCAACGCGAGTTTGGATGCGGCGTTTCAGGGCTATTTTTAG